TTTTTTTAACACTGCGGTATGGGATAGACCCAGCGCCGCACCCAGCTGCCGGGAAGAACGAAATTTTCGCATGGCCGCCTGTAATATATCGCGTTCTACCTCGCCTAACCGCTCTTCCAGCGTCTGATAGGCGGGGATTTCATTTGTCGCCGCCGTTTCTTCCCGGGCGGCAACTAACGCCGCCAGTTGTTCGGCCCGTTGTTGCGAAGGTATAGAAGGGACTTCATTCACGCGGCAGATCCCGTCTACCTGCTGCAATGCCTGGATAACCTGCGGTTTTTGCTCCTTAGAAGCAAGCTGACATTCCAGATAGATGACGCCCGTATCTGTCGCATCTACTTTAACAGATACGATATTACATTCCCAAATTACCATTACTTGCGCAATATCCCGCAGCAACCCCAGCCTATCTGTATAAGACATGCATAAACGCATAAAAACGCCTCCTCCCTTCTGCCAGTTCTAATGCCCCAGGGAATGCGTAACCGGACGCATGACAGCAAGATTGTCCAATACCTTACCAATGCCCTGCATCACACAAGTAAGAGGCTCAGCCGCCACAGATACCCTGATGCCGGTTTCTCTCGCCAGCAGCGCATCCAATCCCCGCAGCAAAGCGCCGCCGCCGGTCAGAACCATGCCGTGCTCGATGATATCTGCCACCAATTCAGGCGGTGTGCCTTCCAGCGTGTTTTTTACCACGTCAACAATAGCGGCCAACGGTTCAGTCAGAGCCAGACGCACCTCCTGTTCCGACAGGACCAGTGCCTTCGGCAGCCCGCTCAGCAGACTGCGTCCGCGAACCTCCAGCTGTGCTTCCCCTCCCGGTATCGCACTGGTAGAACCGATTTCAATCTTAATCGCCTCCGCCGTCCGTTCACCGATCATCAAACCGTGGGTCCTTCTTATATACTGGCTGATGGCTTTGTCCATTTCAGCGCCGCCAATGCGGATGGCCTTGCTTCTGACGATGCCGCCCAGCGAAATAACCGCTACATCGGTTGTGCCGCCGCCGATATCCACCACGATGCTGCCGGTAGGCTCCCCTATAGGCAAGCCGGCGCCTATGGCCGATGCCATAGGCTCTTCAATCAAATATACTTCCTGGGCTCCGGCCTGTGTCGCTGCTGATACCAAGGCCCTCTGCTCCACGTCCGTGTTGAGTAAAGGAACTCCGATGACAACTCGCGGTTTCTTATAAAAACGGGATGAAACAACTTTGCGGATAAAATACTGCAACATTTGCTGCGTGATGGTAAGATCATCAATAACCCCGTTTTTTAGCGGCCGAAGCGCCGCAATATTCCTCGGAGTCCGTCCCAGCATTGCCCTGGCTTCTGCTCCTATTGCCAGCACCTCACCGCTGGGCTGGAGCACCGCAACCACCGAAGGCTCCTGCAAAACAATACCCTGCTCTTTACTATAGACCAGCGTATTAGTAGTCCCCAAATCAATTCCCAAGTCGCCGCTCAATGCCCGAGAAAAGCCAAGCATCAGCAGCCACCGCCCATGCTGTCTGCATTAACCGCCTCACTGTGTCCGGAGCTCCATGTCTTCATCTTTTCACCTCATGCTCAATGATTGATTCAGTTCTCATTATCATAATAAAAATGTTGTGAGTACAGTGTGAGAAAACAGTCAATCGTGTGAGTATGGTGTGAGAATGAAAAAGACCGTTCAGTTTTGACACTGAGACGGTCATTGCGGCAGCTTTTCAAAATTTAACCACCCCTAGCCAGAGCCGCCAAGTACGGTAACCCTGGCTTTGTCCGGCAATTAAGAAAAGGCGGATTGTGGGAAGCAAGGGTAAGGAATAAATTCGTCTGCCTTTTCAAGCCATTGTTGAGCTGTAAAGCGGGTTTGTCAATTTTGTTTGCCCAGCATACTCATCACCTATGGAACAATTTGAGATGAATCGGCTTAGTTTCTTGATTTTACAAGCGGCTGTTCTTCAATTTTCTTTTAATGATTATCTGTTTTGCCCTTAACCGCTTCTTTATCCGATGCACTTCCATGATGAAAAGCAATATACTGCGGCGACGCTATATCAACACCTGCTGTTTGCATGAACTCAATAATATGCCGGTGCAAGTCGGAATAAATGTCAACCATGCGATGGGGCTCCTGGGTATATGCATTGATTTCATAGCTCACCGTCGTATTGTTGAACTGGCGCTGCAAGACAAACGGACGAGGCTCTTGCAATATTCCGGGAGTGGCTAATGCCGCTTCAATCAGCGGGGGATGGACCTTCTGCCAGGGAACATCGTAATTGACCGTCACGCTGGCGTACAGAATCAATGCCGTTTCTTTGGAAGCAGAGCTGTAGTTCACAACCGGACTGTTTAAAATGCTTGCATTCGGAATGGTAATCTCCTCATTTTTAACCGTTCGTATCCGGGTGGCCAACAAGGATTTTTCAATGATATCCCCGATGTGTTCGCCAATTTTTACCCGATCGCCGATATTAAACGAACGGGTGTAGGTAAGAGCAATACCGGCAACCACATTAGCCACCGCCGAACTGGAGCCCAGAGACAGCAGCACGCCTAACAGGACCGAAACGCCCTGGAATGCCAGTGAATGGGAACCAGGAAGATACGGAAAGATACTGATTACGGCGATTGTCAGAATTAAAAACCGGACAATCTTGTAGGTTGGGCTGGCCCACTCAGGGTAAAAACCGGCAATTTTCAGCTTCCCCTCTCTGAGAGCAGTAAAGAAAAAGCTGACCAGACGCAACAAAAAGCGGCTGATTACCACAATTAAAATGATAGCGATGCCTTTGGGCAGATAATCCCACACCGCATGACTAACCGATTCCAAAACAACCATGATATAGGTGAGAAGTTGTTTGGAATATGCCCTGGTCCAAGGGAAAAAACTCAACACAATCGAAAGATAAAAATATAAAACAACCAGCTTTAGACCCCAGACAAAAGCCCAGAGGCTATAGTGGAACAAATTGTATATCTGTTCCAGGGGTATCCATTTTCGACCGGGAATTTTCTTCACATATACCCGCGCAGCTCCTGCCGGTTGCAGCAGTGTCCGTAAATAATCATCCGCTTTGCGCAGCAGCAGCCACAGCCACACCACCAGTCCGGTCAAAAGCACTGCCTTTCCTGCTTGCAGCAGCAAATACCGTGTCACCCGCATGTCACGATAGTCGCGGATCGCTGCCTGAATAGCCGATTGCCGTTGTTCCGCCGCCACAGCCAGCGTCACCTCATCCGCTTGCGCATCCCCTTCGGTCACCGTCATGATCACTGTCTGACCGGCCACAATTTCCAGACTGGCTGCGTCAGATCCGCTGCTATGGATTGTAACTTGCGCAATATCAATCGCGCTGTCCCTTGCAACCTGCAGCAGCCTTTCCTGTATAATACGCGCCCGTTCTTCCGGCAGCAGAACTCCGACACGGGCCTTAATCATAAAAAGATCCTTACCGTCAATAGTAACCGGCGCGCCTGACCCCATATCGAGTGTTTGCGCTTGAGCCGGCATCATTGTGAAAGAAAAACAAGCCACACATAAAAAACATATAAGCAAGCCCGTCAGCCATTGTTGCTTCATGAGATTCATCCTTTCCAGCAAGCAAAGAGGCGCAAAGATAGTAATCATAAGAATTCTTTTATAATGAGAAAAATTCCTTCCCTGTCAGGCACCTGTCATGAAACCATACGCCTGATTACATTTCCTGCCACGGCGGAGCTATGGTTTTTAGTGCCGATCAATCTAATGATTTTCATAGCATCAGTCATCATTTGGACACGCTGCTCTTTTTACAATCCTACTGAGCAAAGGATATCCACATAGAATCGCTAATTATTATATTGAGAGGGGACGATCAGATGAGTACATTTAATTTTAAAACAAAACTGGTTG
This genomic interval from Acetonema longum DSM 6540 contains the following:
- a CDS encoding TyrR/PhhR family helix-turn-helix DNA-binding protein, which encodes MRLCMSYTDRLGLLRDIAQVMVIWECNIVSVKVDATDTGVIYLECQLASKEQKPQVIQALQQVDGICRVNEVPSIPSQQRAEQLAALVAAREETAATNEIPAYQTLEERLGEVERDILQAAMRKFRSSRQLGAALGLSHTAVLKKLKKYGLRSGGC
- a CDS encoding rod shape-determining protein, whose translation is MLGFSRALSGDLGIDLGTTNTLVYSKEQGIVLQEPSVVAVLQPSGEVLAIGAEARAMLGRTPRNIAALRPLKNGVIDDLTITQQMLQYFIRKVVSSRFYKKPRVVIGVPLLNTDVEQRALVSAATQAGAQEVYLIEEPMASAIGAGLPIGEPTGSIVVDIGGGTTDVAVISLGGIVRSKAIRIGGAEMDKAISQYIRRTHGLMIGERTAEAIKIEIGSTSAIPGGEAQLEVRGRSLLSGLPKALVLSEQEVRLALTEPLAAIVDVVKNTLEGTPPELVADIIEHGMVLTGGGALLRGLDALLARETGIRVSVAAEPLTCVMQGIGKVLDNLAVMRPVTHSLGH
- a CDS encoding mechanosensitive ion channel family protein → MKQQWLTGLLICFLCVACFSFTMMPAQAQTLDMGSGAPVTIDGKDLFMIKARVGVLLPEERARIIQERLLQVARDSAIDIAQVTIHSSGSDAASLEIVAGQTVIMTVTEGDAQADEVTLAVAAEQRQSAIQAAIRDYRDMRVTRYLLLQAGKAVLLTGLVVWLWLLLRKADDYLRTLLQPAGAARVYVKKIPGRKWIPLEQIYNLFHYSLWAFVWGLKLVVLYFYLSIVLSFFPWTRAYSKQLLTYIMVVLESVSHAVWDYLPKGIAIILIVVISRFLLRLVSFFFTALREGKLKIAGFYPEWASPTYKIVRFLILTIAVISIFPYLPGSHSLAFQGVSVLLGVLLSLGSSSAVANVVAGIALTYTRSFNIGDRVKIGEHIGDIIEKSLLATRIRTVKNEEITIPNASILNSPVVNYSSASKETALILYASVTVNYDVPWQKVHPPLIEAALATPGILQEPRPFVLQRQFNNTTVSYEINAYTQEPHRMVDIYSDLHRHIIEFMQTAGVDIASPQYIAFHHGSASDKEAVKGKTDNH